A part of Colius striatus isolate bColStr4 chromosome 13, bColStr4.1.hap1, whole genome shotgun sequence genomic DNA contains:
- the SNX12 gene encoding sorting nexin-12 yields MSEAAVADTRRLNAKPQDLTDAYGPPSNFLEIDIFNPQTVGMGRARYTSYELRMRTNLPIFKLKESCVRRRYSDFEWLKNELERDSKIVVPPLPGKALKRQLPFRGDEGIFEESFIEERRQGLEQFINKIAGHPLAQNERCLHMFLQEETIDRNYVPGKVRQ; encoded by the exons ATGTCGGAGGCGGCGGTGGCGGACACCCGGCGCCTCAACGCCAAGCCACAGGACCTGACGGACGCGTACGGGCCGCCCAGCAACTTCCTCGAGATCGACATCTTTAACCCCCAGACTGTGGGCATGGGCCGCGCCAGATACACCAGCTACGAGCTCCGGATGCGG ACAAACCTCCCAATCTTCAAATTGAAGGAGTCGTGTGTGAGGAGACGATACAGTGACTTTGAGTGGCTGAAGAATGAGCTGGAACGAGACAGTAAG ATTGTAGTGCCACCGCTGCCTGGAAAAGCTTTGAAACGACAGCTTCCCTTCCGAGGAGACGAAGGCATCTTTGAGGAGTCCTTCATTGAGGAGCGGAGACAGGGACTAGAACAGTTTATTAACAA AATTGCTGGACACCCACTGGCACAGAACGAGCGCTGCTTACATATGTTCCTGCAAGAGGAGACTATTGATAGGAATTACGTCCCAGGGAAAGTGCGCCAGTAG